From the Deinococcus sonorensis KR-87 genome, the window GCACGCTGATCGCCCAGCGGGAACAGCGGGTGGGCGCACTGGTCCTGGCCGCCGAACCGCTGCGGCAGCTGCCGGCCGAGCTGCGGGCCGCCGCCATGACGGGCGCCGTGCGGCAGGAGGGGCTGGCCCGGCTGAACTGGACCGACGACGCCCGGCAGTGGCAGGCGCGGGTGCTGAGCCTGGGCCACTGGCGGCCCCAGGACGGCTGGCCGGATGTGTCGGACGACGCGCTGGCCGAGCAGCTGGACGACTGGCTGACCCCGCTGCTGGGCACGGCCCGCACCCGCGACGATCTGGCGCGTCTGAATCCGTTGCCGGGCCTGCAAACGCTGCTGCCCTGGCCGCTGACCCGCGAAGTGGACCGGCTGGCCCCCACCGCGCTGGAGGTGCCGAGCGGCCACCGGGTCCGGCTAGAGTACCGCCCGGACGGCTCGGCGCCGATCCTGGCGGTGAAGCTGCAGGAACTGTTCGGGCTGGCCGACACGCCCAGCGTCAACGAGGGCCGCACCCCGGTGCTGCTGCACCTGCTCTCCCCCGCCCGCCGTCCGGTGCAGGTGACCCAGGACCTGCGCAGCTTCTGGGAGAAGGGCTACTTCGAGGTGCGCAAGGACCTGCGCGGCCAGTACCCTCGCCACCCCTGGCCGGACGATCCCTGGACCGCGCCGGCCACCCGCAGCGTGAAGCGGCGCTCCTGACCCAGGTTTAGAAAGTCTGCACGCTCCGGCGAGTGTGGCCGAACCTCACAGTCTGACGGCGCCGAATCCGGCAGGGTGCAGGGCATGGCCGCAGAGCTCTACGACGTAACGATCATCGGGGCCGGTCCGGCCGGGCTGAACGCCGCCCTGGTGCTTGGACGGTCCCGGCGCCGGGTGCTGCTGCTGGACGGCGGGCCGCCGCGCAACGCCCGCACCACCGCCGCCCACAGCGTCTTTACGCGTGACCACTCGCCGCCGATGACCCTGAAACGGCTGGCGCTGACCGATCTGGAACGCTATCCGGTGGACGTCCGGCAGGCCGAGGCGACGGCCGTGATGGTAGTGGGCGAGTGCTTCGATGTCCGCCTCAGCGACGGCCAGCTGGTGCGCAGCCGCAAACTGCTGCTGGCCAGCGGCCTGCGCGACCTGCTGCCGGACATTCCCGGATTTCGGGACGGCTGGGGCCGCACCGTGCTGCACTGCCCCTACTGCGACGCCTGGGAACACCAGCAGCAGCGGCTGGCGGTGTACGGGACCGGCGACGCGGCCCACCACATGGCCCTGACGCTGCGGCTGTGGAGTGACGAGGTCACGCTGCTGACCGGCGGTCCGTCCGGGTTCAGCCGGGAGCAGTGCCGCGACCTGGCGCGCCTGGGCGTGCAGGTGCGCGAGCTGCCGGTCACGCGGCTGGCCGGAACGCCGCTGTGCATCACCCTGGACAGCGGCGAACAGCTGGTGGTGGACGCGCTGTTCTACAGCCCGGCCCAGGAGCAGCGCTCGCCGCTGCCGGCCCGGCTCGGCTGCCGGCTGACCGCCAACGGACGGGTCGAGGTGGACGACCATGGCCTGACGAGTGTGCCGGGCATCTACGCGGCCGGCGACATGACCCCGAGCCCGCAGTACGTGATGAATGCCGCCGCCAGCGGGGTCACGGCCGGCATCGCCATCAACACGGCGCTGGTGCATCAGGAGCGGGTGGCGCAGGGCGCCAACTTCCACAAGGCTGGAGCCTGAACTACCCGCGCCCCCCGGTCCCCACCGCCGCCTCGGCCTCGCTGTGATTGAGCGGGCCGCGCATCAGCCACGTGAGCGCCACACCGGCCACGCTGCCGAGCAGCGGCCCCCCCAGGTGGGGCCAGGCGTCCGGCACCGCCCCGTCCACCAGGGCCGGACCAAACACCCGGGCCGGGTTCATGCTGACGCCCGACACCGTGTTGGTCATGAAGTGGTCCAGCACCACGGTCAGGCCCACGGCCATGCCGACTGTCGGCCGGATCTTGGCGTTTCTGTGGGCGGTGGCCAGGATCACCACCAGCAGCACCGCGGTCGCGCTGGCGTCCAGCAGGAACGCCCCGCTGCTGGAAATGCGCTCTGTGGCGTGTGGGAGGGGCGCCACGGCGCGGGCCACCCCGCCCGCCAGCACGGCCGCCCCGAACTGCACGGCGAGGTACGGCACCACCCGCCGCCAGGCAAAGTCGCCGCGCAGCGCAAACGCCAGCGTGACCACCGGGTTGATGTGGGCCCCGGACACGTCGCCCAGGGCATAGATCATGCCGGTCACCACCAGCCCGGGCGTG encodes:
- a CDS encoding NAD(P)/FAD-dependent oxidoreductase — protein: MAAELYDVTIIGAGPAGLNAALVLGRSRRRVLLLDGGPPRNARTTAAHSVFTRDHSPPMTLKRLALTDLERYPVDVRQAEATAVMVVGECFDVRLSDGQLVRSRKLLLASGLRDLLPDIPGFRDGWGRTVLHCPYCDAWEHQQQRLAVYGTGDAAHHMALTLRLWSDEVTLLTGGPSGFSREQCRDLARLGVQVRELPVTRLAGTPLCITLDSGEQLVVDALFYSPAQEQRSPLPARLGCRLTANGRVEVDDHGLTSVPGIYAAGDMTPSPQYVMNAAASGVTAGIAINTALVHQERVAQGANFHKAGA
- a CDS encoding MIP/aquaporin family protein, whose amino-acid sequence is MSGDERVLKAPEAEVPLGRALVAEALGTFLLTLASVGAIQLARLGLIPELAAAVITPGLVVTGMIYALGDVSGAHINPVVTLAFALRGDFAWRRVVPYLAVQFGAAVLAGGVARAVAPLPHATERISSSGAFLLDASATAVLLVVILATAHRNAKIRPTVGMAVGLTVVLDHFMTNTVSGVSMNPARVFGPALVDGAVPDAWPHLGGPLLGSVAGVALTWLMRGPLNHSEAEAAVGTGGRG